One window of Ciconia boyciana chromosome 10, ASM3463844v1, whole genome shotgun sequence genomic DNA carries:
- the ORMDL1 gene encoding ORM1-like protein 1: MNVGVAHSEVNPNTRVMNSRGMWLTYALGVGMLHIVLLSIPFFTVPVAWTLTNVIHNLGMYVFLHAVKGTPFETPDQGKARLLTHWEQLDYGVQFTSSRKFFTISPIILYFLASFYTKYDPTHFILNTTSLLTVLIPKLPQLHGVRIFGINKY; this comes from the exons ATGAACGTAGGAGTTGCCCACAGCGAGGTAAATCCAAACACACGGGTGATGAACAGTCGTGGAATGTGGCTGACATACGCACTTGGAGTTGGCATGCTGCACATTGTCTTGCTCAGCATTCCTTTCTTTACTGTTCCTGTTGCCTGGACTTTAACAAATGTGATTCACAACCTG ggAATGTATGTGTTTTTGCATGCAGTAAAGGGAACTCCTTTTGAAACACCTGATCAGGGGAAAGCTAGGCTACTAACACACTGGGAACAACTGGATTATGGAGTACAATTTACATCTTCAAGAAAATTCTTCACAATCTCTCCTATAATTCT GTACTTCCTGGCGAGTTTCTACACAAAGTATGATCCAACACACTTTATCCTCAACACCACCTCTCTCCTGACCGTGCTTATCCCCAAGCTGCCACAGTTGCATGGCGTTCGAATCTTTGGCATCAATAAATATTAA
- the OSGEPL1 gene encoding tRNA N6-adenosine threonylcarbamoyltransferase, mitochondrial isoform X1 produces the protein MNGVAKSLLKSIKHGRAAWLRSSSARSGKEHLRKLVLGIETSCDDTGAAVVDDAGNVLGEALHCQKEVHLQAGGIIPVVAQQLHRENIEQVVKEVLSVSGVSVHELTAIATTVKPGLALSLGVGLQYSLNLVKRCQKPFIPIHHMEAHALTVRLTHHVEFPFLVLLLSGGHCLLAVAQGVSDFLLLGQSIDIAPGDMLDKVARRLSLRKHPECHSMAGGKAIEHLAQTGNRQQHTFRLPMQQYRNCHFSFSGLQNLVNKAIIQKEKEEGIQEGEILSCVKDIAAAVQHAVAVHIIQRTYRAMLFCIKNSILSSKNATLVVSGGVASNQYIRKGLQTLADANDFAFLCPPPRLCTDNGVMIAWNGIERLRAGLGVLYSTDGIRYEPKAPLGIDISRRVEEDSIKVPKLNKKIRWLAS, from the exons ATGAACGGCGTTGCCAAAAGCCTTTTGAAATCGATTAAACACGGCCGAGCGGCGTGGCTGAGAAGCAGCTCTGCTCGCTCTGGAAAAGAGCATCTTCGGAAACTAGTTCTGGGAATAGAGACGAGCTGCGATGACACCGGCGCTGCTGTGGTGGACGATGCCGGCAATGTTCTGGGAGAAGCGCTGCACTGTCAGAAGGAAGTCCATTTACA AGCAGGTGGAATAATTCCTGTGGTGGCACAGCAACTTCACAGAGAAAACATCGAGCAAGTAGTAAAAGAAGTGCTTAGTGTCAGCGGAGTTTCTGTACATGAACTCACAGCTATCGCAACTACAGTAAAACCGGGGCTTGCACTAAGCCTTGGAGTGGGGCTGCAGTACAGCCTGAACTTGGTGAAGAGGTGCCAGAAGCCGTTCATACCCATCCATCACATGGAGGCTCACGCACTGACCGTCAGACTGACGCATCACGTGGAATTTCCCTTCTTGGTTCTTTTACTCTCTGGAGGCCACTGCCTCTTGGCAGTAGCACAAGGAGTTTCAGATTTCCTTCTGCTTGGACAGTCCATAGATATAGCACCGGGGGACATGCTGGACAAG GTAGCAAGAAGACTCTCTTTAAGAAAGCACCCAGAGTGCCACAGCATGGCTGGGGGGAAGGCGATAGAGCACTTGGCTCAAACTGGAAACCGGCAACAGCACACCTTCAGACTTCCCATGCAACAATACCGtaactgtcatttttctttttctggactTCAGAACCTTGTCAATAAAGCCAttatccaaaaagaaaaagaagaag GTATTCAAGAAGGTGAGATCCTATCCTGTGTTAAGGATATCGCTGCTGCTGTACAGCATGCAGTGGCGGTTCATATTATCCAGCGGACATATCGAGCCATGCTGTTCTGCATAAAAAATAGCATATTATCGTCAAAAAATGCAACTTTG GTTGTATCAGGAGGAGTTGCAAGTAATCAGTATATCCGAAAAGGTCTACAGACTTTGGCAGATGcaaatgattttgcttttctgtgtcctCCTCCAAGACTGTGCACTGATAACGGTGTTATGATTGCGTG GAATGGCATTGAAAGGTTACGTGCAGGACTTGGTGTTTTATATAGTACTGATGGCATCCGCTATGAACCAAA aGCTCCCCTTGGAATTGATATTTCAAGAAGAGTTGAAGAAGATTCCATCAAGGTGCCAAAACTAAACAAGAAGATACGATGGTTGGCATCTTAA
- the OSGEPL1 gene encoding tRNA N6-adenosine threonylcarbamoyltransferase, mitochondrial isoform X4, with translation MNGVAKSLLKSIKHGRAAWLRSSSARSGKEHLRKLVLGIETSCDDTGAAVVDDAGNVLGEALHCQKEVHLQAGGIIPVVAQQLHRENIEQVVKEVLSVSGVSVHELTAIATTVKPGLALSLGVGLQYSLNLVKRCQKPFIPIHHMEAHALTVRLTHHVEFPFLVLLLSGGHCLLAVAQGVSDFLLLGQSIDIAPGDMLDKVARRLSLRKHPECHSMAGGKAIEHLAQTGNRQQHTFRLPMQQYRNCHFSFSGLQNLVNKAIIQKEKEEGIQEGEILSCVKDIAAAVQHAVAVHIIQRTYRAMLFCIKNSILSSKNATLVVSGGVASNQYIRKGLQTLADANDFAFLCPPPRLCTDNGVMIA, from the exons ATGAACGGCGTTGCCAAAAGCCTTTTGAAATCGATTAAACACGGCCGAGCGGCGTGGCTGAGAAGCAGCTCTGCTCGCTCTGGAAAAGAGCATCTTCGGAAACTAGTTCTGGGAATAGAGACGAGCTGCGATGACACCGGCGCTGCTGTGGTGGACGATGCCGGCAATGTTCTGGGAGAAGCGCTGCACTGTCAGAAGGAAGTCCATTTACA AGCAGGTGGAATAATTCCTGTGGTGGCACAGCAACTTCACAGAGAAAACATCGAGCAAGTAGTAAAAGAAGTGCTTAGTGTCAGCGGAGTTTCTGTACATGAACTCACAGCTATCGCAACTACAGTAAAACCGGGGCTTGCACTAAGCCTTGGAGTGGGGCTGCAGTACAGCCTGAACTTGGTGAAGAGGTGCCAGAAGCCGTTCATACCCATCCATCACATGGAGGCTCACGCACTGACCGTCAGACTGACGCATCACGTGGAATTTCCCTTCTTGGTTCTTTTACTCTCTGGAGGCCACTGCCTCTTGGCAGTAGCACAAGGAGTTTCAGATTTCCTTCTGCTTGGACAGTCCATAGATATAGCACCGGGGGACATGCTGGACAAG GTAGCAAGAAGACTCTCTTTAAGAAAGCACCCAGAGTGCCACAGCATGGCTGGGGGGAAGGCGATAGAGCACTTGGCTCAAACTGGAAACCGGCAACAGCACACCTTCAGACTTCCCATGCAACAATACCGtaactgtcatttttctttttctggactTCAGAACCTTGTCAATAAAGCCAttatccaaaaagaaaaagaagaag GTATTCAAGAAGGTGAGATCCTATCCTGTGTTAAGGATATCGCTGCTGCTGTACAGCATGCAGTGGCGGTTCATATTATCCAGCGGACATATCGAGCCATGCTGTTCTGCATAAAAAATAGCATATTATCGTCAAAAAATGCAACTTTG GTTGTATCAGGAGGAGTTGCAAGTAATCAGTATATCCGAAAAGGTCTACAGACTTTGGCAGATGcaaatgattttgcttttctgtgtcctCCTCCAAGACTGTGCACTGATAACGGTGTTATGATTGCGTG a
- the OSGEPL1 gene encoding tRNA N6-adenosine threonylcarbamoyltransferase, mitochondrial isoform X3: protein MTPALLWWTMPAMFWEKRCTVRRKSIYSGIIPVVAQQLHRENIEQVVKEVLSVSGVSVHELTAIATTVKPGLALSLGVGLQYSLNLVKRCQKPFIPIHHMEAHALTVRLTHHVEFPFLVLLLSGGHCLLAVAQGVSDFLLLGQSIDIAPGDMLDKVARRLSLRKHPECHSMAGGKAIEHLAQTGNRQQHTFRLPMQQYRNCHFSFSGLQNLVNKAIIQKEKEEGIQEGEILSCVKDIAAAVQHAVAVHIIQRTYRAMLFCIKNSILSSKNATLVVSGGVASNQYIRKGLQTLADANDFAFLCPPPRLCTDNGVMIAWNGIERLRAGLGVLYSTDGIRYEPKAPLGIDISRRVEEDSIKVPKLNKKIRWLAS from the exons ATGACACCGGCGCTGCTGTGGTGGACGATGCCGGCAATGTTCTGGGAGAAGCGCTGCACTGTCAGAAGGAAGTCCATTTACA GTGGAATAATTCCTGTGGTGGCACAGCAACTTCACAGAGAAAACATCGAGCAAGTAGTAAAAGAAGTGCTTAGTGTCAGCGGAGTTTCTGTACATGAACTCACAGCTATCGCAACTACAGTAAAACCGGGGCTTGCACTAAGCCTTGGAGTGGGGCTGCAGTACAGCCTGAACTTGGTGAAGAGGTGCCAGAAGCCGTTCATACCCATCCATCACATGGAGGCTCACGCACTGACCGTCAGACTGACGCATCACGTGGAATTTCCCTTCTTGGTTCTTTTACTCTCTGGAGGCCACTGCCTCTTGGCAGTAGCACAAGGAGTTTCAGATTTCCTTCTGCTTGGACAGTCCATAGATATAGCACCGGGGGACATGCTGGACAAG GTAGCAAGAAGACTCTCTTTAAGAAAGCACCCAGAGTGCCACAGCATGGCTGGGGGGAAGGCGATAGAGCACTTGGCTCAAACTGGAAACCGGCAACAGCACACCTTCAGACTTCCCATGCAACAATACCGtaactgtcatttttctttttctggactTCAGAACCTTGTCAATAAAGCCAttatccaaaaagaaaaagaagaag GTATTCAAGAAGGTGAGATCCTATCCTGTGTTAAGGATATCGCTGCTGCTGTACAGCATGCAGTGGCGGTTCATATTATCCAGCGGACATATCGAGCCATGCTGTTCTGCATAAAAAATAGCATATTATCGTCAAAAAATGCAACTTTG GTTGTATCAGGAGGAGTTGCAAGTAATCAGTATATCCGAAAAGGTCTACAGACTTTGGCAGATGcaaatgattttgcttttctgtgtcctCCTCCAAGACTGTGCACTGATAACGGTGTTATGATTGCGTG GAATGGCATTGAAAGGTTACGTGCAGGACTTGGTGTTTTATATAGTACTGATGGCATCCGCTATGAACCAAA aGCTCCCCTTGGAATTGATATTTCAAGAAGAGTTGAAGAAGATTCCATCAAGGTGCCAAAACTAAACAAGAAGATACGATGGTTGGCATCTTAA
- the OSGEPL1 gene encoding tRNA N6-adenosine threonylcarbamoyltransferase, mitochondrial isoform X2, with the protein MTPALLWWTMPAMFWEKRCTVRRKSIYTGGIIPVVAQQLHRENIEQVVKEVLSVSGVSVHELTAIATTVKPGLALSLGVGLQYSLNLVKRCQKPFIPIHHMEAHALTVRLTHHVEFPFLVLLLSGGHCLLAVAQGVSDFLLLGQSIDIAPGDMLDKVARRLSLRKHPECHSMAGGKAIEHLAQTGNRQQHTFRLPMQQYRNCHFSFSGLQNLVNKAIIQKEKEEGIQEGEILSCVKDIAAAVQHAVAVHIIQRTYRAMLFCIKNSILSSKNATLVVSGGVASNQYIRKGLQTLADANDFAFLCPPPRLCTDNGVMIAWNGIERLRAGLGVLYSTDGIRYEPKAPLGIDISRRVEEDSIKVPKLNKKIRWLAS; encoded by the exons ATGACACCGGCGCTGCTGTGGTGGACGATGCCGGCAATGTTCTGGGAGAAGCGCTGCACTGTCAGAAGGAAGTCCATTTACA CAGGTGGAATAATTCCTGTGGTGGCACAGCAACTTCACAGAGAAAACATCGAGCAAGTAGTAAAAGAAGTGCTTAGTGTCAGCGGAGTTTCTGTACATGAACTCACAGCTATCGCAACTACAGTAAAACCGGGGCTTGCACTAAGCCTTGGAGTGGGGCTGCAGTACAGCCTGAACTTGGTGAAGAGGTGCCAGAAGCCGTTCATACCCATCCATCACATGGAGGCTCACGCACTGACCGTCAGACTGACGCATCACGTGGAATTTCCCTTCTTGGTTCTTTTACTCTCTGGAGGCCACTGCCTCTTGGCAGTAGCACAAGGAGTTTCAGATTTCCTTCTGCTTGGACAGTCCATAGATATAGCACCGGGGGACATGCTGGACAAG GTAGCAAGAAGACTCTCTTTAAGAAAGCACCCAGAGTGCCACAGCATGGCTGGGGGGAAGGCGATAGAGCACTTGGCTCAAACTGGAAACCGGCAACAGCACACCTTCAGACTTCCCATGCAACAATACCGtaactgtcatttttctttttctggactTCAGAACCTTGTCAATAAAGCCAttatccaaaaagaaaaagaagaag GTATTCAAGAAGGTGAGATCCTATCCTGTGTTAAGGATATCGCTGCTGCTGTACAGCATGCAGTGGCGGTTCATATTATCCAGCGGACATATCGAGCCATGCTGTTCTGCATAAAAAATAGCATATTATCGTCAAAAAATGCAACTTTG GTTGTATCAGGAGGAGTTGCAAGTAATCAGTATATCCGAAAAGGTCTACAGACTTTGGCAGATGcaaatgattttgcttttctgtgtcctCCTCCAAGACTGTGCACTGATAACGGTGTTATGATTGCGTG GAATGGCATTGAAAGGTTACGTGCAGGACTTGGTGTTTTATATAGTACTGATGGCATCCGCTATGAACCAAA aGCTCCCCTTGGAATTGATATTTCAAGAAGAGTTGAAGAAGATTCCATCAAGGTGCCAAAACTAAACAAGAAGATACGATGGTTGGCATCTTAA